In Streptomyces durocortorensis, a genomic segment contains:
- a CDS encoding coiled-coil domain-containing protein, whose product MSDPSSPFGFELVRRGYDRGQVDDRITKLVADRDSALARITSLEKRIEELHLETQNAQAQVNDAEPSYAGLGARVEKILRLAEEEAKDLREEARRAAEQHRELAESAAQQVRNDAESFAAERKAKAEDEGVRIVEKAQGEANTLRSDAQKDAQQKREEADALFEETRAKAAQAAADFETNLAKRREQSERDLASRQAKAEKRLAEIEHRAEQLRLEAEKLRTDAERRARQTVETAQRQAEDIVADANAKADRIRSESERELAALTNRRDSINAQLTNVREMLATLTGAAVAAAGAPVEDEAATRGVPAQQTR is encoded by the coding sequence ATGAGCGACCCTTCCTCCCCCTTCGGCTTCGAGCTCGTGCGACGTGGTTACGACCGCGGTCAGGTGGACGACCGCATTACCAAGCTCGTCGCCGACCGTGATAGTGCTCTGGCCCGAATCACCTCTCTGGAAAAGCGCATCGAGGAGCTGCACCTCGAAACGCAGAACGCCCAGGCCCAGGTCAATGACGCCGAGCCGTCGTACGCCGGTCTCGGTGCCCGTGTCGAGAAGATTCTCCGCCTCGCCGAGGAGGAGGCCAAGGACCTGCGCGAGGAGGCCCGTCGCGCGGCCGAGCAGCACCGCGAGCTCGCCGAGTCGGCCGCCCAGCAGGTGCGCAACGACGCCGAGTCGTTCGCCGCCGAGCGCAAGGCGAAGGCCGAGGACGAGGGCGTCCGTATCGTCGAGAAGGCCCAGGGCGAGGCGAACACCCTGCGCTCGGACGCCCAGAAGGACGCCCAGCAGAAGCGCGAGGAGGCCGACGCCCTCTTCGAGGAGACCCGCGCCAAGGCCGCCCAGGCCGCGGCCGACTTCGAGACGAACCTCGCCAAGCGCCGTGAGCAGTCGGAGCGCGACCTCGCGTCCCGTCAGGCCAAGGCCGAGAAGCGCCTCGCCGAGATCGAGCACCGCGCCGAGCAGCTCCGCCTGGAGGCCGAGAAGCTCCGTACGGACGCCGAGCGCCGGGCCCGCCAGACGGTGGAGACCGCACAGCGCCAGGCCGAGGACATCGTCGCCGACGCCAACGCCAAGGCCGACCGGATCCGCAGCGAATCGGAGCGCGAGCTGGCGGCGCTCACCAACCGCCGCGACTCGATCAACGCGCAGCTGACCAACGTCCGCGAGATGCTGGCGACGCTGACCGGCGCCGCCGTGGCCGCCGCCGGCGCCCCGGTGGAGGACGAGGCCGCCACCCGTGGCGTGCCCGCCCAGCAGACCCGCTGA
- the scy gene encoding polarized growth protein Scy, giving the protein MRGYERQESHRAEDDHLSRFEAEMDRLKTDREKAVQHAEDLGYQVEVLRAKLHEARRNLATRPAYDSADIGYQAEQLLRNAQAQAEQMRSDAERELREARAQTQRILQEHAEHQARLQAELHTEAVQRRQRLDQELAERRQTVESHVNENVAWAEQLRARTEAQARRLMDESRAEAEQALAAARNEAARLAEETRQRVGADTEAARTEAEAILLRARKDAERLLGAASAQAQEATSHAEQLRSSTTAETDQARRQTAELNRSAEQRLAEAETRLRESRLEAEKVLAEAKEAAAKQLAAAESQNEQRTRTAKSEIARLVGEATKSADALKEEAEQALSDARAEAERLVAEAAEKAGTVAAEEAAAQLAKAARSAEEVLTKASEDAQSTTKAASEEAERIRREAEAEADRLRGEAAEQADQLKGAAKDDTKEYRAKTVELQEEARRLRGEAEQLRSEAVAEGERIRSEARREAVQQLEEGARTAEELLTKARSDADELRTKANGESERIRAEAAERAATLRKQAEETLERTRAEADKLRAEAEEQAAATTEAAERAAAELREETERGLAARQAEAAEEQTRLHGEAEARLAAAEEALGEARTEAERIRRETAEEAERQRAETAERVRALTEQAGAEAERLRDEAAADASQARAEAESLAVRLRTEASAEAERLRSEAQESADRVRAEAAAAAERVATEAAEALEAAQEEASRRRREAEEILGAARTEAEQERERAREQSEELLASARKRVEEAQAEAQRLVAEADARATELVAAAEQTAQQVRDSVAGLQEQAEEEIAGLRSTAEHVAERTRGEAQEEADRVRADAHAERERASEDASRIRREANEETEAAKALAERTVADAIAEAERLRADTSEYSQRMRTEASDALASAEQDASKARAEARQDANRIRSEAAAQADLLITESTTESERIRTEADRAAEALVVEATTEANRRRADSTEQADRTLAEAGAEAERMRTEAAERLGSAQEHAARTREEAERLRSDAESAAEELRADARQEADRVLDEAREAAAKRRADAAEQADQLINKAREEALRTATEAEGQADTMVGAARKEAERITSEATVEGNTLVERARADADELLVGARRDATQIRERAEELRARLESEIEELHERARRETSEQMKTAGERVDNLMKAATEQREEAEAKAKQLLAEANSEASKVRIAAVKRAESLLKEAEAKKAGLIREAEKLRADAEAEAKKTVDEGQRELDVLVRRREDINAEISRVQDVLEALESFEAPTGGGKPAGGSAGGVKAPAAAGSRSGGKSSER; this is encoded by the coding sequence GTGCGGGGCTACGAACGCCAGGAGAGCCACCGAGCTGAAGACGACCATCTCTCGCGGTTCGAAGCCGAGATGGACCGGCTGAAGACCGACCGGGAGAAGGCCGTCCAGCACGCCGAGGACCTCGGTTACCAGGTCGAGGTCTTGCGCGCCAAGCTGCACGAGGCTCGGCGCAATCTCGCGACCCGTCCCGCCTATGACAGCGCGGACATCGGCTACCAGGCCGAACAGCTCCTTCGGAACGCGCAGGCCCAGGCCGAGCAGATGCGCAGCGACGCCGAGCGCGAGCTGCGCGAGGCCCGGGCCCAGACGCAGCGGATTCTTCAGGAGCACGCCGAGCACCAGGCCCGCCTCCAGGCGGAGTTGCACACCGAGGCCGTGCAGCGCAGGCAGCGGCTCGACCAGGAGCTGGCCGAGCGCCGCCAGACCGTCGAGTCGCACGTCAACGAGAACGTCGCCTGGGCCGAGCAGCTGCGCGCCCGGACCGAGGCGCAGGCCCGTCGGCTCATGGACGAGTCCCGCGCCGAGGCCGAACAGGCGCTGGCCGCCGCCCGCAACGAGGCCGCCCGGCTGGCCGAGGAGACCCGCCAGCGGGTCGGCGCGGACACCGAGGCGGCCAGGACCGAAGCCGAAGCGATCCTGCTGCGCGCCCGCAAGGACGCCGAGCGGCTCCTCGGGGCCGCGTCCGCGCAGGCCCAGGAGGCCACCAGCCACGCGGAGCAGCTGCGTTCCAGCACGACCGCCGAGACCGACCAGGCCCGCCGCCAGACCGCCGAGCTGAACCGGTCCGCCGAGCAGCGCCTCGCGGAGGCCGAGACCCGGCTGCGCGAGTCCCGGCTGGAGGCCGAGAAGGTCCTCGCCGAGGCGAAGGAGGCGGCCGCCAAGCAGCTGGCCGCCGCCGAGTCGCAGAACGAGCAGCGCACCCGTACGGCCAAGTCGGAGATCGCCCGGCTGGTCGGCGAGGCCACCAAGAGCGCCGACGCCCTCAAGGAAGAGGCCGAGCAGGCCCTGTCCGACGCCCGCGCCGAGGCGGAGCGGCTGGTCGCGGAGGCCGCCGAGAAGGCCGGTACGGTCGCCGCCGAGGAGGCCGCGGCCCAGCTAGCGAAGGCCGCCCGCAGCGCCGAGGAGGTGCTGACCAAGGCTTCCGAGGACGCGCAGTCGACGACGAAGGCGGCGAGCGAGGAGGCCGAGCGCATCCGCCGCGAGGCGGAGGCCGAGGCGGACCGGCTGCGCGGCGAGGCCGCCGAGCAGGCCGACCAGCTCAAGGGCGCGGCCAAGGACGACACCAAGGAGTACCGGGCCAAGACGGTCGAGCTCCAGGAGGAGGCCCGCCGACTGCGCGGCGAGGCCGAGCAGCTGCGCTCCGAGGCGGTCGCCGAGGGCGAGCGCATCCGGAGCGAGGCTCGCCGCGAGGCGGTCCAGCAGCTGGAGGAGGGCGCACGCACCGCCGAGGAGCTGCTGACCAAGGCCCGCTCCGACGCCGACGAGCTGCGCACCAAGGCGAACGGCGAGAGCGAGCGCATCCGCGCCGAGGCCGCCGAGCGGGCCGCCACCCTGCGCAAGCAGGCCGAGGAGACACTGGAGCGCACGCGCGCCGAGGCCGACAAGCTGCGGGCCGAGGCCGAGGAGCAGGCGGCGGCGACCACGGAGGCGGCCGAGCGGGCCGCTGCCGAGCTGCGCGAGGAGACCGAGCGCGGCCTCGCCGCCCGGCAGGCCGAGGCCGCCGAGGAGCAGACCCGGCTGCACGGCGAGGCCGAGGCCCGGCTCGCCGCCGCCGAGGAGGCGCTCGGCGAGGCGCGTACGGAAGCGGAGCGCATCCGCCGCGAGACGGCCGAGGAGGCGGAGCGGCAGCGAGCCGAGACCGCCGAGCGCGTGCGGGCGCTGACCGAGCAGGCCGGGGCGGAGGCCGAGCGGCTGCGCGACGAGGCCGCCGCGGACGCCTCACAGGCCCGGGCCGAGGCCGAGAGCCTGGCCGTACGGCTGCGCACGGAGGCGTCCGCCGAGGCCGAGCGGCTCAGGTCCGAGGCGCAGGAGAGCGCCGACCGCGTGCGTGCGGAGGCGGCCGCGGCCGCCGAGCGGGTCGCCACCGAGGCGGCCGAGGCGCTGGAAGCCGCCCAGGAGGAGGCGTCCCGCCGCCGCCGGGAGGCCGAGGAGATCCTCGGCGCGGCCCGGACCGAGGCGGAGCAGGAGCGCGAGCGGGCCCGCGAGCAGAGCGAGGAGCTGCTCGCCTCCGCCCGCAAGCGGGTCGAGGAGGCGCAGGCCGAGGCGCAGCGGCTGGTCGCGGAGGCGGACGCCAGGGCCACCGAGCTGGTCGCGGCTGCCGAGCAGACCGCCCAGCAGGTGCGGGACTCCGTCGCCGGTCTCCAGGAGCAAGCCGAGGAGGAGATCGCCGGGCTGCGCTCGACGGCCGAGCACGTCGCGGAGCGCACGCGCGGCGAGGCTCAGGAGGAGGCGGACCGGGTCCGCGCCGACGCGCACGCCGAGCGGGAACGGGCGTCCGAGGACGCGAGCCGGATCCGCCGGGAGGCGAACGAGGAGACCGAGGCGGCGAAGGCGCTGGCCGAGCGGACGGTCGCCGACGCGATCGCCGAGGCGGAGCGGCTGCGCGCGGACACCTCCGAGTACAGCCAGCGGATGCGTACGGAAGCCTCCGACGCCCTCGCGTCGGCGGAGCAGGACGCGTCCAAGGCCCGGGCCGAGGCCCGTCAGGACGCCAACCGCATCCGCTCGGAGGCGGCGGCGCAGGCGGACCTGCTGATCACCGAGTCCACGACCGAGAGCGAGCGCATCCGCACCGAGGCGGACCGGGCGGCCGAGGCGCTCGTGGTCGAGGCCACCACGGAGGCCAACCGCCGTCGGGCCGACTCCACCGAGCAGGCGGACCGGACGCTGGCCGAGGCGGGCGCCGAGGCGGAGCGGATGCGCACGGAGGCGGCCGAGCGGCTCGGCTCCGCGCAGGAGCACGCGGCCCGGACCCGCGAGGAGGCCGAACGGCTGCGCAGCGACGCGGAGTCGGCGGCCGAGGAGCTGCGCGCGGATGCCCGCCAGGAGGCGGACCGGGTGCTGGACGAGGCCCGCGAGGCGGCGGCCAAGCGCCGGGCGGACGCGGCCGAGCAGGCGGACCAGCTCATCAACAAGGCGCGGGAGGAGGCGCTGCGTACGGCCACCGAGGCCGAGGGGCAGGCCGACACCATGGTCGGCGCGGCCCGCAAGGAGGCCGAACGGATCACCTCGGAGGCGACCGTCGAGGGCAACACCCTCGTGGAGCGCGCCCGTGCCGACGCCGACGAACTGCTGGTCGGCGCCCGGCGCGACGCGACGCAGATCCGGGAGCGGGCAGAGGAGCTGCGGGCCCGGCTGGAGAGCGAGATCGAGGAACTGCACGAGCGGGCCCGCCGCGAGACGTCCGAGCAGATGAAGACGGCGGGCGAGCGCGTCGACAACCTGATGAAGGCGGCGACCGAGCAGCGCGAGGAGGCCGAGGCGAAGGCCAAGCAGCTGCTGGCGGAGGCCAATTCGGAGGCCAGCAAGGTACGGATCGCCGCGGTGAAGCGGGCCGAGTCGCTGCTGAAGGAGGCCGAGGCCAAGAAGGCCGGGCTGATCCGCGAGGCGGAGAAGCTGCGTGCCGACGCGGAGGCCGAGGCCAAGAAGACGGTCGACGAGGGTCAGCGCGAGCTGGATGTCCTGGTGCGCAGGCGCGAGGACATCAATGCGGAGATCTCCCGTGTCCAGGACGTGCTCGAAGCGTTGGAGTCTTTCGAGGCTCCGACCGGGGGCGGTAAACCGGCGGGCGGCTCCGCGGGAGGCGTCAAGGCTCCGGCGGCGGCGGGCAGCCGGTCGGGGGGCAAGTCGTCCGAGCGGTAG
- the mce gene encoding methylmalonyl-CoA epimerase: MLTRIDHIGIACFDLDRTVDFYRATYGFEVFHTEINEEQGVREAMLKINETSDGGASYLQLLEPTREDSAVGKWLAKNGEGVHHIAFGTADVDGDAADIREKGVRVLYDEPRTGSMGSRITFLHPKDCHGVLTELVTSSPEH, encoded by the coding sequence ATGCTGACGCGCATCGATCACATCGGAATCGCCTGTTTCGACCTGGACAGGACCGTCGACTTCTACCGTGCCACGTACGGGTTCGAGGTGTTCCACACCGAGATCAACGAGGAGCAGGGCGTCCGGGAGGCCATGCTCAAGATCAACGAGACCTCGGACGGCGGGGCTTCGTACCTCCAGCTGCTGGAGCCGACCCGGGAGGACTCGGCCGTGGGCAAGTGGCTGGCGAAGAACGGGGAGGGCGTCCACCACATCGCCTTCGGTACGGCGGACGTCGACGGGGACGCCGCGGACATCCGTGAGAAGGGCGTCCGGGTGCTGTACGACGAGCCCAGGACGGGTTCGATGGGGTCCCGGATCACGTTCCTGCACCCCAAGGACTGCCACGGAGTCCTCACCGAACTGGTCACGAGCAGCCCGGAGCACTGA
- a CDS encoding acetyl-CoA C-acetyltransferase, giving the protein MPATTGTTTSVIVAGARTPMGRLLGSLKSFSAADLGGVAIKAALDRAGIGGDQVQYVIMGQVLQAGAGQIPARQAAVKAGIPMNVPALTINKVCLSGLDAIALADQLIRAGEFDVVVAGGQESMTNAPHLLPKSREGYKYGAIEMLDSMAHDGLTDAYENIPMGESTEKHNTRLGLDRTTQDAIGALSHQRAAAAQKNGVFEAEITPVEIPQRKGDPVLFAKDEGIRPETTVESLGKLRPAFAKDGTITAGTSSQISDGAAAVVVMSKARAEELGLDWIAEIGAHGNVAGPDNSLQSQPSGAIRHALKKDGLTVDDLDLIEINEAFAAVAVQSMKDLGVTSDKVNVNGGAIALGHPIGMSGARVVLHLALELKRRGGGTGAAALCGGGGQGDALIIRVPGK; this is encoded by the coding sequence ATGCCAGCAACGACCGGTACCACCACCTCAGTGATCGTCGCGGGCGCCCGGACGCCCATGGGCCGCCTCCTCGGCTCCCTCAAGAGCTTCTCCGCGGCCGACCTCGGCGGAGTGGCGATCAAGGCCGCCCTGGACCGGGCGGGCATCGGCGGCGACCAGGTCCAGTACGTGATCATGGGCCAGGTGCTCCAGGCGGGCGCGGGCCAGATCCCCGCCCGGCAGGCCGCCGTCAAGGCCGGCATCCCGATGAACGTGCCCGCGCTCACGATCAACAAGGTGTGTCTGTCCGGGCTGGACGCCATCGCCCTGGCCGACCAGCTCATCCGTGCCGGGGAGTTCGACGTCGTGGTCGCGGGCGGCCAGGAGTCCATGACCAACGCCCCGCACCTGCTCCCCAAGTCCCGCGAGGGCTACAAGTACGGCGCGATCGAGATGCTGGACTCGATGGCGCACGACGGTCTCACCGACGCCTACGAGAACATCCCCATGGGCGAGTCCACCGAGAAGCACAACACCCGCCTCGGCCTCGACCGCACCACCCAGGACGCGATCGGCGCCCTCTCCCACCAGCGGGCCGCCGCCGCCCAGAAGAACGGCGTCTTCGAGGCCGAGATCACCCCGGTCGAGATCCCGCAGCGCAAGGGAGACCCGGTCCTGTTCGCCAAGGACGAGGGCATCCGTCCCGAGACGACCGTGGAGTCCCTCGGCAAGCTGCGCCCGGCCTTCGCCAAGGACGGCACGATCACCGCGGGCACCTCCTCGCAGATCTCGGACGGCGCCGCCGCGGTCGTCGTCATGAGCAAGGCCAGGGCCGAGGAGCTCGGCCTCGACTGGATCGCCGAGATCGGCGCCCACGGAAACGTCGCGGGCCCCGACAACTCCCTCCAGTCGCAGCCCTCGGGCGCCATCCGGCACGCCCTCAAGAAGGACGGCCTGACCGTCGACGACCTCGACCTGATCGAGATCAACGAGGCGTTCGCGGCCGTCGCCGTCCAGTCCATGAAGGACCTGGGCGTCACCTCGGACAAGGTCAACGTCAACGGCGGCGCGATCGCGCTCGGCCACCCCATCGGGATGTCCGGTGCCCGGGTCGTCCTCCACCTGGCCCTGGAGCTGAAGCGGCGCGGCGGCGGCACGGGCGCGGCGGCGCTGTGCGGCGGCGGCGGCCAGGGCGACGCACTGATCATCCGCGTTCCGGGCAAGTAG